The Daphnia pulicaria isolate SC F1-1A chromosome 12, SC_F0-13Bv2, whole genome shotgun sequence genome contains a region encoding:
- the LOC124316140 gene encoding vascular endothelial growth factor receptor kdr-like isoform X1, which produces MNTLKFLCVILSCSCATGLDLDANVNSHSKVVVCYVDRRSAHRPANGAFVIENIDPVLCTHIIYAYAGLDNVTQSIKSLDSFLDTEESGGRGQYKKVVSLKQKYPKLKVSISIGGPGEKSWKYSNMAETHENRKLFIDSVLYFIKKHGFDGLDMKWHYPGFFDGSRVEDRKNFALLLKEMRTEFDKNGYLLTVLIGARPNIINRSYDIPAITQHVHFIHIQAYIYHDSSDSQTTTGHNAPLRMPVNSSIIEPDLRLSVEDTVKYLLNSGASPHKLVLGVHFRGNAFTLVDRNSHEIGSPSKGSGFKGPYTRTNRYLAYNEICKELNKNQGVDKWIERWDDIAQVPYMYKGNNWVSFDNEKSIAIKARYAFDQALAGLAIWTIDMDDFLPECSNVQYPLLRAIHSEFKEAYKQDDKQGDKKRPSDVAFPTPIKEISNEPVSNFIALKKNAAQNLTCNRLSQFFPVKWIKDGERYTGQVYENEIASVLTLQGKANELGLYECRWNNSKGESRHRNFDVSIKFVDEKTNINVIIISVTTTVIGLLVIGLGIGIKFYLDKKKELEKLLNGDPDRIDPDVPIEYQTKFLPYDKKWEFPRKRLRLGKEIGSGHFGRVVKAEAVGLKDADETVTTVAVKMVKPTAKSKDAIVALVRELKILIHLGEHLNVVNLLGACTKTSVREEFLVLIDFCQFGNLKSYLTKNRNHFMNQLNGSGDMQPENEMAEINTIANPQIEIDLAELSVAVKLSSEISQFQHNEPSFNGNIRTEMEQGSTNRVQSDATVNRIIKTSDLISWSLQIARGMEFLASKKVLHGDLAARNVLLAEGGIVKVADFGLARQMKDYEYKINEAELLPVKWMAIESLTDRIFSSQSDVWSYGIVLWEIFSLGRIPYPGMENGVLLVTQIENGYRMAKPENAPKFVGEMMTNCWQKEPKERPTFSQLADVIEKQIESVVGIDYLNLNGAESGNGLIREIIDPTKTDS; this is translated from the exons atgaacACTTTAAAATTTCTGTGCGTTATTCTTTCGTGCTCCTGCGCCACGGGCTTAGACCTTGATGCAA ATGTCAACTCCCACAGCAAAGTTGTCGTTTGCTACGTAGACAGAAGGTCTGCACACAGACCTGCTAATGGTGCATTTGTTATTGAGAATATTGACCCTGTGCTGTGTACACACATCATCTACGCATATGCTGGCCTGGATAATGTCACACAATCAATTAAAAGTCTGGACAGTTTCCTCGATACAGAAGAAAGTGGTGGCAGAG GCCAGTACAAGAAAGTTGTGAGCTTAAAGCAAAAGTATCCAAAACTGAaagtttccatttccattggtGGACCGGGCGAAAAGTCTTGGAAATATTCCAACATGG CTGAGACGCATGAAAACCGCAAACTATTCATTGACAGCGTTTTGTATTTTATCAA GAAACACGGTTTTGATGGCTTGGATATGAAATGGCACTATCCTGGATTCTTTGATGGTTCCCGCGTAGAAGATAGAAAGAATTTCGCACTTCTACTCAAA GAAATGCGAACAGAATTCGACAAAAACGGATATCTTTTAACAGTTCTGATCGGTGCTAGACCTAACATTATCAATCg TTCTTACGATATTCCAGCGATTACTCAACATGTCCATTTCATTCACATCCAGGCATACATTTACCACGATTCATCTGATTCTC aaacaacaacaggacACAATGCCCCACTCCGGATGCCAGTCAATAGCAGTATTATCGAACCGGATCTTCGTCTCAGTGTT GAGGACACAGTGAAATATTTACTTAATTCGGGCGCATCACCGCATAAATTGGTACTCGGCGTTCATTTTCGCGGAAACGCATTTACTCTCGTCGACAGAAATTCGCACGAAATCGGTTCTCCATCTAAGGGAAGTGGATTTAAAGGACCTTACACTCGTACAAACCGATATCTTGCATACAATGAG ATCTGCAAAGAGCTCAATAAAAATCAAGGTGTTGATAAGTGGATTGAACGATGGGACGACATTGCTCAAGTTCCTTACATGTACAAAGGCAACAATTGGGTTTCATTCGACAACGAGAAAAGTATTGCCATCAAG GCTCGCTACGCGTTTGACCAAGCACTTGCTGGACTAGCGATCTGGACTATAGATATGGACGACTTCCTGCCCGAATGTTCAAACGTTCAATATCCATTACTAAGAGCAATTCATTCCGAATTCAAGGAGGCTTACAAACAAGACGACAAACAAGGTGATAAAAAACGACCATCGGATGTGGCATTTCCGACCCCAATCAAAGAAATAAGCAACGAGCCAGTGTCTAATTTTATCgcgctaaaaaaaaatgccgccCAGAATTTGACCTGCAATCGATTGTCGCAATTTTTTCCCGTTAAATGGATAAAG GATGGAGAGCGATACACCGGCCAAGTCTACGAGAACGAAATTGCGTCGGTTTTGACACTACAAGGAAAAGCAAATGAATTGGGACTCTACGAATGCCGATGGAACAACAGCAAAGGAGAGTCCAGACACAGAAATTTCGACGTCAGTATCAAATTCGTCGATGAGAAAACCAACATTAATGTTATCATCATATCCGTAACTACAACTGTAATCGGTTTACTTGTGATCGGATTGGGAATCGGCATCAAATTTTACCTCGACAAA aaaaaggaattggaaaaattgctTAATGGAGATCCTGACAGAATAGACCCGGATGTACCGATAGAATATCAAACGAAATTCCTTCCTTACGATAAGAAATGGGAATTTCCAAGGAAACGGCTCAGACTTG gaaaagaaatcggaTCCGGTCATTTCGGTCGAGTTGTCAAAGCCGAGGCCGTGGGTCTCAAAGACGCCGATGAAACTGTGACGACAGTGGCCGTTAAAATGGTCAAACCGACGGCCAAATCAAAAGACGCAATAGTCGCTCTCGTaagagaattaaaaattttaattcatttgggGGAGCACTTGAATGTCGTCAATTTACTGGGCGCCTGCACTAAAACCAGCGTCAGAG AAGAATTTCTGGTCTTAATCGATTTCTGTCAATTCGGCAATTTAAAATcttatttaacaaaaaaccGAAATCATTTCATGAACCAGTTGAATGGTTCAGGTGATATGCAACCCGAGAACGAAATGGCTGAAATTAACACAATCGCAAA tccacaaattgaaattgatttagCAGAACTATCTGTCGCCGTTAAATTGTCCAGCGAAATTTCGCAATTTCAAC aTAACGAACCCTCATTTAATGGTAACATTCGAACCGAAATGGAACAGGGCAGTACAAACAGAGTGCAATCGGACGCGACTGTCAATCGAATCATTAAAACGAGCGACTTAATTTCTTGGTCGTTGCAAATCGCTCGAGGGATGGAATTCTTGGCCAGCAAAAAG GTTCTGCACGGCGATTTAGCGGCCCGAAATGTCCTCTTAGCCGAGGGCGGAATTGTTAAAGTGGCCGATTTCGGGTTGGCCAGACAAATGAAGGATTACGAATACAAGATAAATGAAGCT GAATTATTGCCGGTCAAGTGGATGGCCATCGAGTCACTGACGGATCGCATATTTTCTAGTCAATCGGATGTCTGGTCCTACGGGATCGTCCTATGGGAAATTTTCTCACTAGGCAGAATACCATATCCAG GAATGGAAAACGGAGTTTTACTTGTGACTCAAATCGAAAATGGATATCGAATGGCAAAACCAGAAAACGCGCCTAAATTTGTAGGGGAAATGATGACAAATTGTTGgcaaaaagaaccaaaagaAAGGCCGACCTTCTCCCAGCTGGCTGAcgtaatagaaaaacaaatcgagTCCGTTGTCGGCAtcgattatttaaatttaaatggagCAGAAAGTGGAAATGGCCTAATCAGAGAAATAATCGATCCTACCAAAACGGATagttaa
- the LOC124316140 gene encoding vascular endothelial growth factor receptor kdr-like isoform X2 — translation MNTLKFLCVILSCSCATGLDLDANVNSHSKVVVCYVDRRSAHRPANGAFVIENIDPVLCTHIIYAYAGLDNVTQSIKSLDSFLDTEESGGRGQYKKVVSLKQKYPKLKVSISIGGPGEKSWKYSNMAETHENRKLFIDSVLYFIKKHGFDGLDMKWHYPGFFDGSRVEDRKNFALLLKEMRTEFDKNGYLLTVLIGARPNIINRSYDIPAITQHVHFIHIQAYIYHDSSDSQTTTGHNAPLRMPVNSSIIEPDLRLSVEDTVKYLLNSGASPHKLVLGVHFRGNAFTLVDRNSHEIGSPSKGSGFKGPYTRTNRYLAYNEICKELNKNQGVDKWIERWDDIAQVPYMYKGNNWVSFDNEKSIAIKARYAFDQALAGLAIWTIDMDDFLPECSNVQYPLLRAIHSEFKEAYKQDDKQGDKKRPSDVAFPTPIKEISNEPVSNFIALKKNAAQNLTCNRLSQFFPVKWIKDGERYTGQVYENEIASVLTLQGKANELGLYECRWNNSKGESRHRNFDVSIKFVDEKTNINVIIISVTTTVIGLLVIGLGIGIKFYLDKKKELEKLLNGDPDRIDPDVPIEYQTKFLPYDKKWEFPRKRLRLGKEIGSGHFGRVVKAEAVGLKDADETVTTVAVKMVKPTAKSKDAIVALVRELKILIHLGEHLNVVNLLGACTKTSVREEFLVLIDFCQFGNLKSYLTKNRNHFMNQLNGSGDMQPENEMAEINTIANPQIEIDLAELSVAVKLSSEISQFQHNEPSFNGNIRTEMEQGSTNRVQSDATVNRIIKTSDLISWSLQIARGMEFLASKKVLHGDLAARNVLLAEGGIVKVADFGLARQMKDYEYKINEAELLPVKWMAIESLTDRIFSSQSDVWSYGIVLWEIFSLGRIPYPGMENGVLLVTQIENGYRMAKPENAPKFVGEMMTNCWQKEPKERPTFSQLADVIEKQIESVVGIDYLNLNGAESGNGLIREIIDPTKTDS, via the exons atgaacACTTTAAAATTTCTGTGCGTTATTCTTTCGTGCTCCTGCGCCACGGGCTTAGACCTTGATGCAA ATGTCAACTCCCACAGCAAAGTTGTCGTTTGCTACGTAGACAGAAGGTCTGCACACAGACCTGCTAATGGTGCATTTGTTATTGAGAATATTGACCCTGTGCTGTGTACACACATCATCTACGCATATGCTGGCCTGGATAATGTCACACAATCAATTAAAAGTCTGGACAGTTTCCTCGATACAGAAGAAAGTGGTGGCAGAG GCCAGTACAAGAAAGTTGTGAGCTTAAAGCAAAAGTATCCAAAACTGAaagtttccatttccattggtGGACCGGGCGAAAAGTCTTGGAAATATTCCAACATGGCTGAG ACGCATGAAAACCGCAAACTATTCATTGACAGCGTTTTGTATTTTATCAA GAAACACGGTTTTGATGGCTTGGATATGAAATGGCACTATCCTGGATTCTTTGATGGTTCCCGCGTAGAAGATAGAAAGAATTTCGCACTTCTACTCAAA GAAATGCGAACAGAATTCGACAAAAACGGATATCTTTTAACAGTTCTGATCGGTGCTAGACCTAACATTATCAATCg TTCTTACGATATTCCAGCGATTACTCAACATGTCCATTTCATTCACATCCAGGCATACATTTACCACGATTCATCTGATTCTC aaacaacaacaggacACAATGCCCCACTCCGGATGCCAGTCAATAGCAGTATTATCGAACCGGATCTTCGTCTCAGTGTT GAGGACACAGTGAAATATTTACTTAATTCGGGCGCATCACCGCATAAATTGGTACTCGGCGTTCATTTTCGCGGAAACGCATTTACTCTCGTCGACAGAAATTCGCACGAAATCGGTTCTCCATCTAAGGGAAGTGGATTTAAAGGACCTTACACTCGTACAAACCGATATCTTGCATACAATGAG ATCTGCAAAGAGCTCAATAAAAATCAAGGTGTTGATAAGTGGATTGAACGATGGGACGACATTGCTCAAGTTCCTTACATGTACAAAGGCAACAATTGGGTTTCATTCGACAACGAGAAAAGTATTGCCATCAAG GCTCGCTACGCGTTTGACCAAGCACTTGCTGGACTAGCGATCTGGACTATAGATATGGACGACTTCCTGCCCGAATGTTCAAACGTTCAATATCCATTACTAAGAGCAATTCATTCCGAATTCAAGGAGGCTTACAAACAAGACGACAAACAAGGTGATAAAAAACGACCATCGGATGTGGCATTTCCGACCCCAATCAAAGAAATAAGCAACGAGCCAGTGTCTAATTTTATCgcgctaaaaaaaaatgccgccCAGAATTTGACCTGCAATCGATTGTCGCAATTTTTTCCCGTTAAATGGATAAAG GATGGAGAGCGATACACCGGCCAAGTCTACGAGAACGAAATTGCGTCGGTTTTGACACTACAAGGAAAAGCAAATGAATTGGGACTCTACGAATGCCGATGGAACAACAGCAAAGGAGAGTCCAGACACAGAAATTTCGACGTCAGTATCAAATTCGTCGATGAGAAAACCAACATTAATGTTATCATCATATCCGTAACTACAACTGTAATCGGTTTACTTGTGATCGGATTGGGAATCGGCATCAAATTTTACCTCGACAAA aaaaaggaattggaaaaattgctTAATGGAGATCCTGACAGAATAGACCCGGATGTACCGATAGAATATCAAACGAAATTCCTTCCTTACGATAAGAAATGGGAATTTCCAAGGAAACGGCTCAGACTTG gaaaagaaatcggaTCCGGTCATTTCGGTCGAGTTGTCAAAGCCGAGGCCGTGGGTCTCAAAGACGCCGATGAAACTGTGACGACAGTGGCCGTTAAAATGGTCAAACCGACGGCCAAATCAAAAGACGCAATAGTCGCTCTCGTaagagaattaaaaattttaattcatttgggGGAGCACTTGAATGTCGTCAATTTACTGGGCGCCTGCACTAAAACCAGCGTCAGAG AAGAATTTCTGGTCTTAATCGATTTCTGTCAATTCGGCAATTTAAAATcttatttaacaaaaaaccGAAATCATTTCATGAACCAGTTGAATGGTTCAGGTGATATGCAACCCGAGAACGAAATGGCTGAAATTAACACAATCGCAAA tccacaaattgaaattgatttagCAGAACTATCTGTCGCCGTTAAATTGTCCAGCGAAATTTCGCAATTTCAAC aTAACGAACCCTCATTTAATGGTAACATTCGAACCGAAATGGAACAGGGCAGTACAAACAGAGTGCAATCGGACGCGACTGTCAATCGAATCATTAAAACGAGCGACTTAATTTCTTGGTCGTTGCAAATCGCTCGAGGGATGGAATTCTTGGCCAGCAAAAAG GTTCTGCACGGCGATTTAGCGGCCCGAAATGTCCTCTTAGCCGAGGGCGGAATTGTTAAAGTGGCCGATTTCGGGTTGGCCAGACAAATGAAGGATTACGAATACAAGATAAATGAAGCT GAATTATTGCCGGTCAAGTGGATGGCCATCGAGTCACTGACGGATCGCATATTTTCTAGTCAATCGGATGTCTGGTCCTACGGGATCGTCCTATGGGAAATTTTCTCACTAGGCAGAATACCATATCCAG GAATGGAAAACGGAGTTTTACTTGTGACTCAAATCGAAAATGGATATCGAATGGCAAAACCAGAAAACGCGCCTAAATTTGTAGGGGAAATGATGACAAATTGTTGgcaaaaagaaccaaaagaAAGGCCGACCTTCTCCCAGCTGGCTGAcgtaatagaaaaacaaatcgagTCCGTTGTCGGCAtcgattatttaaatttaaatggagCAGAAAGTGGAAATGGCCTAATCAGAGAAATAATCGATCCTACCAAAACGGATagttaa